From the genome of Biomphalaria glabrata chromosome 17, xgBioGlab47.1, whole genome shotgun sequence, one region includes:
- the LOC106060888 gene encoding uncharacterized protein LOC106060888 — MRIDGKPLQDSMASGANRSNLDPATWNITLLMELNDAMFERLAPAIAFFVVLMLVGVVGNLVVCYIFIKKLRKSTQNFLLLCLGVFDLLSTVVGVPSEIYDMRHYYLYDSSPWACKWMRFLTTLPSIASILVLMVIAVDRYRKVCRPLHFQIRVSWVRKGIVVILIVSLVFSLPALYIYGLRTFETPIKNVYGHDCSVADFFMDKSYPIIYEGILAFLFAFFTFVLVVLYIRIWTETRRHRAYMRTHASMGAVRMDDSFYTSSTNYDSSSDNIADNVSNSSRRASGSSVHKKSFLRGHIGRPRTRSRNRTGIYKQADQPRSPVEGQVEPDCHKSLLRTDVDGSVGDDLDSATCDNGPYVKQNFGRGLRQNGLINPTRRGSTKTQKETELCDQNPSFKSTSEDEAAADVTLTPIKEGVSLDSQPVSRRRRSESRANSREPEEPTNASTSNRRSSSDQPKRKDYSETGVGQDGDSCFTGSNYQPETNSNDSRLAEHTKQSRGSQIERNSFAEDTCNTDNVSDDIHKAQKVKSQDGLRPNRVSFYKYLQQMNDSGSIDNEEEDESRHSMLGGDPYRQRDNSIRPNGSVASFISLSQGMPLKSDQLKRFSKSTQSLTAKRVKKALRASRTTVIASVITLGFVLSYLPHLILVILRSALVDFEHHLNHAELLFYNIFVRSYFVNNVINIFVYGSMNLEFRTQILKIWALCRKRREKPEAPVSNLRRNTAASGNVDIPNGSAKESRC; from the exons ATGAGAATAGACGGAAAGCCTCTTCAGGACAGCATGGCTTCAGGCGCAAACCGATCAAACCTGGACCCCGCCACATGGAACATCACCCTCTTGATGGAGCTCAACGACGCCATGTTTGAACGCCTGGCACCCGCCATCGCCTTCTTCGTGGTTTTAATGCTGGTGGGTGTCGTTGGGAACCTGGTCGTTTGCTACATCTTCATCAAGAAGCTCCGCAAGTCGACGCAGAACTTCCTGCTGCTGTGCCTGGGTGTATTTGACCTACTTAGCACCGTGGTGGGCGTGCCTTCAGAGATCTATGACATGAGGCACTATTACCTGTATGATTCCTCGCCTTGGGCCTGCAAGTGGATGAG atTTCTGACCACACTTCCTTCTATCGCCTCCATCTTGGTCCTGATGGTCATCGCAGTTGACCGCTATCGGAAAGTTTGCAGGCCGCTTCATTTTCAGATTCGGGTCTCTTGGGTGAGAAAAGGCATCGTTGTCATTTTAATTGTGTCCCTCGTGTTTTCGCTACCCGCTCTCTACATCTACGGCCTGAGGACCTTTGAGACCCCTATCAAGAATGTTTACGGCCACGACTGCTCGGTGGCCGACTTCTTCATGGACAAGTCTTACCCAATCATCTACGAGGGGATACTGGCCTTCCTCTTCGCCTTCTTCACTTTTGTGCTCGTGGTGCTGTACATCCGGATTTGGACGGAGACGAGGCGGCACCGAGCGTACATGCGCACCCATGCCTCGATGGGGGCCGTGCGGATGGACGACAGCTTCTACACGTCCTCGACCAACTACGACTCATCTAGCGACAACATCGCCGACAACGTCTCCAATTCCTCCAGGAGAGCGTCCGGCTCGTCCGTTCACAAAAAGAGCTTCCTGCGGGGACATATTGGAAGACCAAGGACTAGATCCAGAAACAGGACCGGCATTTATAAACAGGCTGACCAGCCTAGAAGTCCAGTGGAAGGTCAAGTCGAGCCGGATTGTCACAAATCTTTACTCAGAACTGACGTGGACGGTTCTGTCGGGGATGACCTTGACTCTGCAACGTGTGACAATGGGCCTTACGTGAAACAAAATTTTGGTCGAGGTCTGCGTCAGAATGGTTTAATAAATCCAACAAGACGCGGCTCTACTAAAACCCAGAAAGAAACTGAACTCTGCGATCAAAATCCAAGTTTCAAAAGCACGAGTGAAGACGAAGCAGCAGCAGATGTGACCTTGACCCCCATTAAAGAAGGTGTCAGCCTAGATTCACAGCCAGTCTCACGTAGGCGGCGGAGCGAATCGCGCGCTAACTCACGTGAACCCGAAGAACCAACCAATGCATCAACATCAAACAGACGCTCCAGTTCTGACCAACCCAAACGCAAAGATTATTCAGAAACGGGTGTTGGGCAAGATGGCGATTCCTGTTTCACCGGAAGTAATTACCAGCCGGAAACAAATTCAAATGACTCGAGATTAGCAGAACATACCAAACagagcagaggttctcaaataGAGAGAAACAGCTTTGCAGAGGATACTTGTAATACGGACAATGTCAGTGACGATATACACAAGGCACAGAAAGTTAAAAGCCAAGATGGCTTAAGACCGAATCgtgtttctttttataaatacttACAGCAAATGAATGACTCTGGCAGCATCGACAACGAGGAAGAGGATGAATCGAGGCATTCCATGCTTGGTGGTGACCCATATAGGCAGCGGGACAATTCCATTCGCCCGAACGGAAGCGTTGCAAGCTTTATCTCGCTCTCCCAGGGGATGCCTCTCAAGTCGGACCAGTTGAAGAGATTTAGCAAGTCCACCCAGTCCCTGACGGCCAAGCGGGTGAAGAAGGCGCTCAGAGCATCCCGAACCACCGTCATCGCTTCGGTCATCACCCTGGGCTTCGTCCTGAGCTACCTGCCTCACCTGATCCTGGTCATCCTGCGTTCGGCCCTGGTGGACTTCGAGCACCACCTGAACCACGCGGAGCTCCTCTTCTACAACATCTTCGTGCGCTCCTACTTCGTGAACAACGTCATCAACATCTTCGTCTACGGCTCCATGAACCTGGAGTTCAGGACCCAGATCCTCAAGATATGGGCGCTCTGCCGAAAACGCCGCGAGAAGCCGGAAGCACCCGTCAGCAACTTGCGTAGGAACACCGCCGCATCTGGAAACGTAGACATTCCTAACGGCTCAGCGAAAGAAAGTCGGTGCTAA